CCCCATAAAACCCACCGACAATCGCACCCAGGTCTAGCCCGATGATATCGCCGTCCTTCAGCTTCCGTTTCGACGGAATTCCATGAACCACCTGTTCATTCACGGAAGCACAGAGCGTCTTTGGGTAACTGCGATACCCTTTAAATGCCGGGATCGCCCCACGATCACGAATAGCTTGCTCGGCAATACGATCAAGATCGTCGGTTGTCACGCCTGGCCGCACAGCGCTCCTCACGACTTCTAGCGCTTCAGCAACCACCTTCGACGCCTGAGCCATCACATCAATTTCTGCAGGCGTCTTGAGAATGATCATACTTTCTTATATGGCGTCAGCACTCTCGTCAAATTCTGATAGACCGCCTCGACCGCACCCGCACCATCTAGCTGCGTCAAGAGATGCTTGGAATCATAGTACGCAATCAACGGAGCAGTTTGTTCTTCATAAACCCGCAGCCGCGTTTCAATCGCATCGCGCTTATCATCGCTGCGCTGCACGAGCGCTTCGCCACATCGATCACAGCTATCACTCTTCTTCGACGGTGCAAACTCGACGTGGAAGGTGGCCTGACATTTTGGGCAACTACGTCTGCCACTGAGCCGACGAACCACATCTTCACGCGATACTTGAAAGTTGATCACGCGATCAAGACGAATATTATGCTGTGAAAGAACATGGCCCAATTCTTCAGCTTGCGGAACGGTCCGTGGAAAACCATCAAGCACGAAACCATTGGCACAACTTGGATCGCTTAGCTTGTCACGGACCAACCCGATGACGACAGAATCAGGAACCAACTTTCCCTGATCCATATAACTCTTGGCATCTTTCCCAAGAACCGTCTGCGCCCGAACTGCTTCTCGCAGCAAATCACCCGTCGAGATCTTGGCGATTCCAAATTGGGCGGCAACCTTCTCTGCCTGCGTGCCCTTCCCCACTCCTGGGGCGCCAAGAAAGACGAGACGCATTACTGATTACCCGTTCCTGCCGCGTAACGGAGCCATCCCCTTGCCTAGAAACCCCTCATAGTTACGCATCAACATATGAGACTCGATCTGCTGAGCCGTATCC
Above is a genomic segment from Nitrospira lenta containing:
- a CDS encoding adenylate kinase, which produces MRLVFLGAPGVGKGTQAEKVAAQFGIAKISTGDLLREAVRAQTVLGKDAKSYMDQGKLVPDSVVIGLVRDKLSDPSCANGFVLDGFPRTVPQAEELGHVLSQHNIRLDRVINFQVSREDVVRRLSGRRSCPKCQATFHVEFAPSKKSDSCDRCGEALVQRSDDKRDAIETRLRVYEEQTAPLIAYYDSKHLLTQLDGAGAVEAVYQNLTRVLTPYKKV